In one Halosimplex halophilum genomic region, the following are encoded:
- a CDS encoding ABC transporter ATP-binding protein — protein MSTDQAIDAEYIERHREEIDHPLWQLFMRFGDGHRRWFVLGVLASIGSRFFSLVPPVILGRAIDAIFRDDAAFTLPFVPAAWLPETTMGQFWFAIGAMAVAMLGQAVLIFTRATSLNLFSHRVKHEARTATYQQMQRLDMNFFNEVQTGELISILSNDTNRLEQFLDSMMGEMIQLIVLMLGTAVILLWMNPMLSVVTLTVIPLSAVFTLWYMRLAEERYADIRESVGDLNSRLENNLGGIEVIKTSNTEDYEDERVRDHSYRYFKLDWLALRLSFVYRPGLRALTSLAFIATFVVGGIWILNGPPGPLSNQLTFMGQTYDTTLTVGTLVTFLLLTQRLVNPLAQMSNIIERYEDAKASTKRILGLMSLPVRIQDKPDAVDLGDVEGRVEYDGVTFSYDEDEVVLDDIDIDVEPGETVGLVGPTGAGKTTIVKLLLRLYDVDEGAVRVDGHDVRDVTVSSLRGAMGYVGQDNFLFDGTVADNVKYGQFDASREEVVEACKRAEAHEFIQNLPEGYDTDIGERGVKLSGGQRQRVAVARTILQHPAIMIFDEATSAVDTETEMLIQRSIDELAADRTTFIIAHRLSTVRDADTILVLDDGEIVERGTHEELLESDGLYANLWRVQAGEIEDLPEEFVEQASERVAQQALDAAEDD, from the coding sequence GTGAGCACAGACCAGGCGATCGACGCGGAGTACATCGAGCGGCACAGGGAGGAGATCGACCACCCGCTGTGGCAGCTGTTCATGCGTTTCGGCGACGGGCACCGTCGCTGGTTCGTCCTCGGCGTCCTCGCGAGCATCGGCTCGCGGTTCTTCTCGCTGGTGCCGCCCGTGATCCTCGGGCGGGCCATCGACGCCATCTTCCGGGACGACGCCGCCTTCACCCTGCCGTTCGTCCCCGCGGCCTGGCTCCCCGAGACGACGATGGGCCAGTTCTGGTTCGCGATCGGCGCGATGGCCGTCGCGATGCTCGGACAGGCCGTGCTGATCTTCACCCGGGCGACTTCCCTCAACCTGTTCTCCCACCGGGTGAAACACGAGGCCCGCACCGCCACCTACCAGCAGATGCAGCGGCTGGACATGAACTTCTTCAACGAGGTCCAGACCGGCGAGCTCATCTCGATCCTCTCGAACGACACCAACCGGCTGGAGCAGTTCCTCGACTCGATGATGGGCGAGATGATCCAGCTGATCGTCCTCATGCTGGGGACGGCGGTCATCCTCCTGTGGATGAACCCGATGCTGTCGGTCGTGACGCTGACTGTCATCCCGCTGTCCGCGGTGTTCACCCTCTGGTACATGCGGCTGGCCGAGGAGCGCTACGCCGACATCCGCGAGTCGGTCGGTGACCTCAACAGCCGCCTGGAGAACAACCTCGGCGGCATCGAGGTCATCAAGACCTCCAACACCGAGGACTACGAGGACGAGCGCGTCAGGGACCACTCCTACCGCTACTTCAAGCTCGACTGGCTGGCGCTGCGGCTGAGCTTCGTCTACCGCCCGGGGCTGCGGGCGCTGACCTCCCTCGCGTTCATCGCGACGTTCGTCGTCGGCGGGATCTGGATCCTGAACGGGCCGCCGGGGCCGCTGTCCAACCAGCTGACGTTCATGGGCCAGACCTACGACACCACACTCACCGTCGGGACGCTCGTCACGTTCCTCCTGCTGACCCAGCGGCTGGTCAACCCGCTCGCGCAGATGTCGAACATCATCGAGCGCTACGAGGACGCCAAGGCCTCGACCAAGCGCATCCTCGGGCTGATGAGCCTGCCGGTCCGCATCCAGGACAAGCCCGACGCGGTCGACCTCGGCGACGTGGAGGGCCGCGTCGAGTACGACGGCGTGACCTTCAGCTACGACGAGGACGAGGTCGTCCTCGACGACATCGACATCGACGTGGAGCCGGGCGAGACGGTCGGCCTCGTCGGTCCCACGGGCGCCGGCAAGACGACGATCGTCAAGCTACTCCTGCGGCTGTACGACGTGGACGAGGGGGCCGTCCGCGTCGACGGCCACGACGTGCGCGACGTGACGGTCTCCAGCCTGCGCGGGGCGATGGGCTACGTCGGCCAGGACAACTTCCTGTTCGACGGCACCGTCGCCGACAACGTCAAGTACGGCCAGTTCGACGCCAGCCGCGAGGAGGTGGTCGAGGCCTGCAAGCGCGCCGAGGCCCACGAGTTCATCCAGAACCTCCCGGAGGGCTACGACACCGACATCGGCGAGCGGGGCGTGAAGCTGTCGGGCGGGCAGCGCCAGCGGGTCGCCGTCGCGCGGACCATCCTCCAGCACCCCGCGATCATGATCTTCGACGAGGCGACCTCCGCCGTCGACACCGAGACGGAGATGCTCATCCAGCGCTCCATCGACGAACTCGCCGCCGACCGCACGACATTCATCATCGCCCACCGGCTCTCGACGGTCCGGGACGCCGACACGATCCTCGTCCTCGACGACGGGGAGATCGTCGAGCGGGGCACCCACGAGGAGCTGCTGGAGAGCGACGGCCTCTACGCCAACCTCTGGCGCGTCCAGGCCGGCGAGATCGAGGACCTCCCCGAGGAGTTCGTCGAACAGGCCAGCGAGCGGGTGGCCCAGCAGGCGCTCGACGCCGCCGAGGACGACTGA
- a CDS encoding DUF5785 family protein: MDWPHDPDGDEGSEGRRKYGQAVLAKKIDEGEDFPLTQSEFVSEFGDHPIRIDYETVVSVSEIFEHVDQEEFADFPDFHKAVGAALREADYWPYRLEHA, translated from the coding sequence ATGGACTGGCCGCACGACCCCGACGGGGACGAGGGCAGCGAGGGGCGCCGCAAGTACGGGCAGGCGGTGCTCGCCAAGAAGATCGACGAGGGCGAGGACTTCCCGCTCACGCAGTCGGAGTTCGTCTCGGAGTTCGGCGACCACCCGATCCGCATCGACTACGAGACGGTCGTCAGCGTCTCCGAGATCTTCGAGCACGTCGACCAGGAGGAGTTCGCGGACTTCCCCGACTTCCACAAGGCCGTCGGCGCGGCGCTGCGCGAGGCCGACTACTGGCCCTACCGGCTCGAACACGCCTAG
- a CDS encoding 3-hydroxyacyl-CoA dehydrogenase/enoyl-CoA hydratase family protein yields the protein MNFEDIEQVAVLGAGNMGHGIAEVAALAGYDVTMRDIKEEFVEDGYENIEWSLGKLAESGQISDDEADAALDRVEPLVDFESAVAEADVVIEAVPERMDVKKDVYSELEEYAPDEAIFATNTSSLSVTELSEVTERPEQFCGMHFFNPPVRMALVEVIRGDHTADETLDAIERLAEAFDKTPVRVRKDSPGFIVNRVLVPQMNEACWLVHDDVATVAEVDSTTSFDMGLPMGAFELGDQVGHDVTLHVLEYLHEVLGDAYEPCPLLEEKVEAEELGKKTGKGFYDYEDGGVEIPADEGRDDVEARLLAVMANEVGKLVENDVAPVSDVDEAMMLGAGFPEGPGKRADAYGLDDLVETLEDLHEETGAARYEVSDGLRAAADEGGFYGGDDGGETVEYEQIVVETDGAVGHIRLDRPARMNTITVDMIDEIDAALDQFEADDEIRTVLLEGAGDRAFSAGFDAASAAPESGLDASEMSRKGQRVFGRLEEVGMPVVAAIDGYCLGGGMELATAADMRIASESGQFGQPEHNLGLLPGWGGTQRLKHVVGEGRAKEIIFTAKNDYDPETMYDYGFVNEVVSPDEYDDRKWELARDLAAGPPIAQKLTKRAMVAGRDDTDAGLEYEASAFGQLFTTDDVWEGLAAFQQDREPEFEGK from the coding sequence ATGAACTTCGAGGACATCGAGCAGGTCGCGGTACTCGGCGCCGGCAACATGGGCCACGGGATCGCCGAGGTCGCGGCCCTGGCGGGCTACGACGTGACGATGCGGGACATCAAGGAGGAGTTCGTCGAGGACGGCTACGAGAACATCGAGTGGTCGCTGGGGAAACTCGCAGAGAGCGGCCAGATCTCCGATGACGAGGCGGACGCCGCGCTCGACCGCGTCGAACCGCTCGTCGACTTCGAGTCCGCCGTCGCCGAAGCGGACGTGGTCATCGAGGCCGTCCCCGAGCGGATGGACGTGAAGAAGGACGTGTACTCCGAACTGGAGGAGTACGCGCCCGACGAGGCCATCTTCGCGACGAACACCTCCAGCCTCTCGGTCACCGAACTGTCGGAGGTGACGGAGCGACCGGAGCAGTTCTGCGGGATGCACTTCTTCAACCCGCCGGTCCGGATGGCGCTCGTCGAGGTCATCCGCGGCGACCACACCGCCGACGAGACGCTCGACGCCATCGAGCGACTGGCCGAGGCCTTCGACAAGACGCCCGTCCGGGTGCGCAAGGACTCGCCGGGGTTCATCGTCAACCGGGTCCTGGTCCCGCAGATGAACGAGGCCTGCTGGCTCGTCCACGACGACGTGGCCACCGTCGCGGAGGTCGACTCCACCACCTCCTTCGACATGGGCCTGCCAATGGGCGCGTTCGAACTCGGCGACCAGGTCGGCCACGACGTGACCCTGCACGTCCTCGAATACCTCCACGAGGTGCTCGGCGACGCCTACGAGCCCTGTCCGCTCCTCGAAGAGAAGGTCGAGGCCGAGGAACTCGGCAAGAAGACCGGGAAGGGCTTCTACGACTACGAGGACGGCGGCGTCGAGATCCCGGCCGACGAAGGCCGCGACGACGTGGAGGCGCGGCTGCTGGCCGTGATGGCCAACGAGGTCGGCAAGCTCGTCGAGAACGACGTGGCACCCGTCTCGGACGTCGACGAGGCGATGATGCTCGGCGCGGGTTTCCCCGAGGGGCCGGGCAAGCGCGCCGACGCCTACGGCCTGGACGACCTCGTCGAAACCCTGGAGGACCTCCACGAGGAGACCGGCGCCGCCCGCTACGAGGTCTCCGACGGCCTCCGCGCGGCCGCCGACGAGGGCGGCTTCTACGGCGGTGACGACGGGGGCGAGACAGTCGAGTACGAACAGATCGTCGTCGAGACCGACGGCGCGGTCGGCCACATCCGGCTCGACCGCCCGGCGCGGATGAACACGATCACCGTCGACATGATCGACGAGATCGACGCCGCGCTCGACCAGTTCGAAGCCGACGACGAGATCCGGACGGTGCTCCTCGAGGGCGCGGGCGACCGCGCGTTCTCCGCCGGGTTCGACGCCGCAAGCGCCGCGCCCGAGAGCGGCCTCGACGCCAGCGAGATGTCCCGCAAGGGCCAGCGCGTCTTCGGCCGCCTGGAGGAGGTCGGGATGCCGGTCGTCGCCGCGATCGACGGCTACTGCCTCGGCGGCGGGATGGAACTCGCCACCGCGGCGGATATGCGGATCGCCAGCGAGAGCGGCCAGTTCGGACAGCCCGAGCACAACCTCGGCCTCCTGCCCGGCTGGGGCGGCACCCAGCGCCTGAAACACGTCGTCGGCGAGGGCCGCGCCAAGGAGATCATCTTCACCGCGAAGAACGACTACGACCCGGAGACGATGTACGACTACGGCTTCGTCAACGAGGTCGTGAGTCCGGACGAGTACGACGACCGCAAGTGGGAGCTAGCCCGGGATCTGGCCGCCGGGCCGCCCATCGCTCAGAAGCTCACCAAGCGCGCGATGGTCGCCGGCCGCGACGACACCGACGCCGGCCTGGAATACGAGGCCTCCGCCTTCGGCCAGCTCTTTACCACCGACGACGTGTGGGAGGGCCTCGCGGCCTTCCAGCAGGACCGCGAGCCCGAGTTCGAAGGGAAGTAA
- a CDS encoding plastocyanin/azurin family copper-binding protein, whose translation MTSSDPSRRRILRLTGAAIAGGAVAGCSAAPGESSDAGGDGGDGSSDATPTPTSSGDGGDGGSGGEWTQTSTVEMTDELVYAPKRIQVSSGTTVTFENTGNIGHTVTAYDDGIPDGATYFASGGFESQSAASDAYSSEQAGNIPGGESYEHTFETAGTYEYYCIPHELNGMVGYVKVV comes from the coding sequence ATGACCAGTTCCGATCCATCGAGGCGACGGATACTGCGGCTGACGGGCGCGGCGATCGCCGGCGGGGCGGTCGCCGGCTGTTCGGCCGCGCCGGGCGAATCGTCGGACGCGGGTGGTGACGGTGGCGACGGGTCCAGCGACGCGACGCCGACGCCCACGTCGTCCGGAGACGGCGGCGACGGCGGGTCCGGCGGCGAGTGGACCCAGACGAGCACGGTCGAGATGACCGACGAACTCGTCTACGCACCCAAGCGGATCCAGGTCTCCAGCGGGACGACGGTGACCTTCGAGAACACCGGCAACATCGGCCACACCGTCACGGCCTACGACGACGGGATCCCCGACGGCGCGACGTACTTCGCCTCCGGGGGCTTCGAGTCACAGAGCGCCGCCTCCGACGCCTACAGTTCGGAGCAGGCGGGCAACATCCCCGGCGGCGAGTCGTACGAACACACGTTCGAGACGGCGGGCACGTACGAGTACTACTGCATCCCCCACGAGCTGAACGGGATGGTCGGCTACGTCAAGGTGGTCTAA
- a CDS encoding glycosyltransferase family 39 protein, with the protein MPLHRTALGRSIGRRIGRTHALVFAVALALRAWLWSRTGSLVVRDAHRYIEWCGQLSASTLFGSRALVYSGYWLPYCGWLRATGEFVDGWVALQVVLSALACVLVCETARLLVDARAGLVAGLLLAVQWEVYKWVVRPQSEFMLAFAVALALWRLTAYHLSATRRNRVLALAALGFVALVRPNGLVIVLGYLAYDFLPASSGRRLNLFFPAPVNVALAGALGSFALYRLSFGLYHGNTVLSPWKEGVVITPERFVYDYTPAPADGVVEFLVRNAEHVVAIAGLRGLWFFAPVLPGWSVAHAVKTGVTLTPLTVLGLLGVYRAARTDRELLVLWGTPLAMVVLTAMAVWVAGWRNFLGPAAVVYALFAGYFVSAAGRSRRVPLPD; encoded by the coding sequence ATGCCCCTCCACAGAACCGCCCTCGGCCGGTCGATCGGACGACGGATCGGTCGCACGCACGCGCTCGTGTTCGCGGTCGCGCTCGCGCTGCGAGCGTGGCTGTGGTCCCGGACCGGATCGCTCGTCGTCCGGGACGCCCACCGCTACATCGAGTGGTGCGGCCAGCTCTCGGCGTCGACGCTGTTCGGGAGCCGGGCGCTCGTCTACTCGGGGTACTGGCTGCCCTACTGCGGCTGGCTGCGGGCCACGGGCGAGTTCGTCGACGGCTGGGTGGCGCTCCAGGTGGTCCTCTCGGCGCTCGCGTGCGTGCTCGTCTGCGAGACGGCGCGGCTGCTCGTCGACGCGCGGGCCGGGCTGGTCGCCGGCCTCCTCCTGGCCGTCCAGTGGGAGGTGTACAAGTGGGTCGTCAGGCCCCAGTCGGAGTTCATGCTCGCGTTCGCCGTGGCGCTGGCGCTGTGGCGCCTCACCGCGTATCACCTGTCGGCGACCCGGCGGAACCGCGTCCTCGCGCTGGCCGCGCTGGGGTTCGTCGCGCTCGTCCGGCCGAACGGGCTGGTCATCGTCCTCGGATACCTCGCCTACGACTTCCTCCCGGCGTCGAGCGGCCGGCGGCTGAACCTCTTCTTTCCGGCCCCGGTGAACGTCGCGCTCGCGGGCGCGCTCGGCTCGTTCGCCCTCTACCGGCTGTCGTTCGGGCTGTACCACGGGAACACGGTCCTGTCGCCGTGGAAGGAGGGGGTCGTGATCACGCCCGAGCGGTTCGTCTACGACTACACGCCCGCCCCCGCCGACGGCGTCGTCGAGTTCCTCGTCCGCAACGCCGAACACGTCGTCGCCATCGCCGGACTGCGCGGGCTCTGGTTCTTCGCGCCGGTACTGCCCGGCTGGTCGGTCGCCCACGCGGTCAAGACGGGGGTCACCCTGACGCCGCTGACGGTGCTCGGACTGCTGGGCGTCTACAGGGCCGCCCGGACGGACCGGGAGCTCCTGGTGCTGTGGGGGACCCCGCTGGCGATGGTCGTCCTGACCGCGATGGCCGTCTGGGTCGCCGGCTGGCGCAACTTCCTGGGGCCCGCCGCGGTCGTCTACGCGCTGTTCGCGGGCTACTTCGTCTCGGCGGCGGGTCGTTCTCGCCGGGTCCCGCTCCCGGACTGA
- a CDS encoding glycoside hydrolase family protein, whose amino-acid sequence MPSARQAALAVLALSALLVAGAVAVGLSWGTDSVRRGGIPDRVSDAPVNASAISVEFTRTDNSTMLRYNSHDAVVFDDSADAYHLLVHNSNRRRILLRSVEPELPTNASGWEPVELTVNGRNPGGSIDTAVEVNGTYYAYQDGQVYTSTTLAAEKWTHRSDSPPGQDHGVYYDTATGRFHLFYEAGDREDHSGLAIGHATSPNGVTDWTVRPPVYNTSGRYKVGDFEVVEQDGVYFMFGDYTTDHPQYSVSVWANDDLYTNFTRVDTVMAPSGNDSATLDGYGIQDADVVRVGSDGRYVMFAHGHTGETGPRYLHTFTGRIRVGERALASNDTTSAPNGTDDASGTDQPHDARRPGTRIDGGPGDRPA is encoded by the coding sequence ATGCCCTCCGCTCGACAGGCGGCGCTGGCCGTTCTCGCGCTCTCGGCGCTTCTCGTCGCCGGGGCGGTCGCAGTCGGTCTCTCCTGGGGGACCGACTCCGTCCGCCGGGGCGGGATCCCGGACCGCGTGAGCGACGCGCCCGTGAACGCGTCGGCGATCTCGGTCGAGTTCACGCGGACGGACAACTCGACGATGCTGCGCTACAACTCCCACGACGCGGTGGTGTTCGACGACTCGGCGGACGCGTACCACCTGCTCGTCCACAACTCGAACCGCCGGCGGATCCTCCTGCGGTCGGTCGAGCCGGAGCTCCCGACGAACGCGAGCGGCTGGGAGCCGGTCGAGCTGACGGTCAACGGGCGCAACCCGGGCGGGTCGATCGATACGGCCGTGGAGGTGAACGGGACCTACTACGCCTACCAGGACGGCCAGGTGTACACGTCGACGACACTCGCCGCCGAGAAGTGGACCCACCGGAGCGACTCCCCGCCGGGCCAGGACCACGGGGTCTACTACGACACGGCGACCGGACGCTTCCACCTGTTCTACGAGGCGGGCGACAGGGAGGACCACTCGGGGCTCGCGATCGGCCACGCCACGAGCCCGAACGGCGTCACCGACTGGACGGTCCGCCCCCCGGTCTACAACACGTCGGGCCGCTACAAGGTGGGGGACTTCGAGGTGGTCGAACAGGACGGGGTCTACTTCATGTTCGGCGACTACACGACCGACCACCCGCAGTACAGCGTCTCTGTGTGGGCGAATGACGACCTCTACACGAACTTCACGCGGGTCGACACCGTGATGGCGCCCAGCGGCAACGACTCGGCGACCCTGGACGGGTACGGCATCCAGGACGCCGACGTCGTCAGGGTCGGCTCGGACGGCCGGTACGTGATGTTCGCCCACGGCCACACCGGCGAGACGGGGCCGCGCTACCTCCACACCTTCACCGGCCGGATCCGCGTCGGCGAGCGCGCCCTCGCGTCGAACGACACCACCTCCGCGCCGAACGGAACCGACGACGCCAGCGGGACCGACCAGCCGCACGACGCCCGGCGACCGGGTACTCGAATCGACGGCGGACCCGGTGACCGGCCGGCCTGA
- a CDS encoding GNAT family N-acetyltransferase, whose product MPGARIAEGDSVTLRTVEKEDVPFLQRAGANPEIRYPLGNPLRNREAIDVDEADGTDRLLVCLDGEDAGPGRPDEGETRRIGAVSVEGVDYRRPELGYWLIPEVHGRGYGTEAVGLAIDYAFRSYDKPAVGAGAFDHNDASRGLLESLGFVEEGRRRKFMFVDGAHRDMVRYGLLREEWRDG is encoded by the coding sequence ATGCCAGGCGCGCGCATCGCGGAGGGGGACAGTGTCACGCTCCGGACCGTCGAGAAAGAGGACGTGCCGTTTCTGCAGCGCGCGGGCGCGAACCCCGAGATTCGCTACCCGCTGGGTAACCCGCTGCGGAACCGGGAAGCGATCGACGTCGACGAGGCGGACGGCACCGACCGGCTGCTCGTCTGTCTCGACGGCGAGGACGCCGGCCCCGGCCGACCCGACGAGGGCGAGACGCGCCGCATCGGCGCCGTGAGCGTCGAGGGCGTCGACTACCGCCGGCCGGAACTGGGCTACTGGCTGATTCCAGAGGTCCACGGCCGGGGGTACGGGACGGAGGCGGTCGGGCTGGCGATCGACTACGCCTTCCGCTCGTACGACAAACCGGCCGTCGGCGCGGGCGCGTTCGACCACAACGACGCCTCGCGGGGCCTGCTGGAGTCGCTGGGTTTCGTCGAGGAGGGGCGGCGCCGGAAGTTCATGTTCGTCGACGGCGCCCACCGCGACATGGTCCGGTACGGGCTGCTCCGCGAGGAGTGGCGCGACGGGTGA
- a CDS encoding DEAD/DEAH box helicase, which produces MTDAGATGEADAEAPGEPRSGDADGADTGGSDPTSGDPGAFTALGSEVRAALSERGFATPTEPQREAIPPLVDGEDVLVVAPTGTGKTETAMLPVLDALEGEERFGIGALYVTPLRALNRDMRERLKWWGERLDLDVQVRHGDTTDYQRQQQADDPPDVLVTTPETLQAMLTGSKLRTALADVDHVVVDEVHELAVSKRGAQLTVGLERLVELADDFQRIGLSATVGDPDEVGRFLTGDRGCSVVEIDVGSRLDVRVRSPEVREEDERLAGELMTEPDFASHVRYITELVDEYESTLIFVNTRQLAEALGSRFKELDADIGVHHGSLAKESRIEVEDRFKAGELDGLLCTSSMELGIDVGHVDHVVQYNSPRQVTRLLQRVGRAGHRRDQVSRGTVVTTHPDDTLEALAIARKARAGEVESADIHDGSLDTVANQVAGVVMDFGEVRAMRAYEIITRAYPFRDLSERAFESVVRELAGNKVVWLEEDSDEIQKRGGTWQYFYHNLSMIPDEATYTVEDVASGRDVGTLDERFVVNFATPGEIFIQRGEMWRITEIDEEEETVTVSPVEDPGGEVPSWTGQEIPVPCGVAQEVGEMRGVAGRQLQQGASVDSVAREFTARYDGDADTIAVGLEQLADHDPDHPIPTDETVLIEFRGRELVVNAAFGHKINETLGRLLSALLGQATGSSVGMEIDPYRIELEVPRTASATDALGVLEDTDPDHVAELVELSLKNADSLKFKVAQVATKFGALKRWRGRGSSDRFGRDRLMDALEDTPVYDEAVREILHEELDVDGASEVLERVQSGDLSVELLGDRTPIGLGGRSAGQELLSPDHADASVIQTVKERIRNDRMILFCLHCQDWKRKKPVKRIRDQPECPECGSTRIAALNPWADEVVSAVKATDKDDEQEKMTEKAYKSASLVQSHGKRAVIALAARGVGPRNAARIINKLREDEDEFYRDILRREREYARTRSFWD; this is translated from the coding sequence ATGACAGACGCCGGAGCGACCGGTGAGGCCGACGCCGAGGCCCCGGGCGAGCCGCGCTCGGGCGACGCCGACGGAGCCGACACCGGCGGATCCGACCCGACTTCGGGCGACCCGGGCGCGTTCACCGCGCTGGGGTCGGAGGTCCGGGCGGCGCTCTCCGAGCGGGGGTTCGCGACGCCGACGGAGCCACAGCGCGAGGCGATCCCGCCGCTGGTCGACGGCGAGGACGTCCTCGTCGTCGCGCCGACGGGGACCGGCAAGACCGAGACGGCGATGCTCCCCGTCCTCGACGCCCTCGAAGGCGAGGAGCGGTTCGGCATCGGCGCGCTGTACGTCACGCCGCTGCGGGCCCTGAACCGGGACATGCGCGAGCGCCTGAAGTGGTGGGGCGAGCGGCTGGACCTGGACGTGCAGGTCCGCCACGGCGACACGACCGACTACCAGCGCCAGCAGCAGGCCGACGACCCGCCCGACGTGCTCGTGACGACCCCCGAGACGCTGCAGGCGATGCTCACCGGGTCGAAGCTCCGGACCGCCCTCGCCGACGTGGACCACGTCGTCGTCGACGAGGTCCACGAACTCGCCGTCTCGAAGCGGGGCGCCCAGCTGACCGTCGGGCTCGAACGACTGGTCGAACTCGCCGACGACTTCCAGCGGATCGGGCTCTCGGCGACCGTCGGCGACCCCGACGAGGTCGGCCGCTTCCTCACTGGGGATCGGGGCTGCTCGGTCGTCGAGATCGACGTGGGCAGCCGCCTCGACGTGCGCGTCCGCTCGCCCGAGGTCCGGGAGGAGGACGAGCGCCTCGCCGGCGAGCTGATGACCGAACCCGACTTCGCGAGCCACGTCCGCTACATCACCGAACTCGTTGACGAGTACGAGTCGACGCTGATCTTCGTCAACACCCGTCAACTCGCGGAGGCGCTGGGCTCGCGGTTCAAGGAACTCGACGCGGACATCGGCGTCCACCACGGCTCGCTCGCCAAGGAGTCACGCATCGAGGTGGAGGACCGGTTCAAGGCCGGGGAACTGGACGGGCTGCTCTGCACCTCCTCGATGGAGCTGGGGATCGACGTGGGCCACGTCGACCACGTGGTCCAGTACAACAGCCCGCGGCAGGTGACGCGGCTGCTCCAGCGCGTCGGCCGCGCGGGCCACCGCCGCGACCAGGTCTCCCGGGGGACCGTCGTGACGACCCACCCCGACGACACGCTGGAGGCGCTCGCCATCGCCCGCAAGGCCCGCGCGGGCGAGGTCGAGTCCGCCGACATCCACGACGGCAGCCTCGACACCGTCGCCAACCAGGTCGCCGGGGTCGTCATGGACTTCGGCGAGGTACGGGCGATGCGGGCCTACGAGATCATCACCCGGGCGTACCCGTTCCGCGACCTCTCCGAGCGGGCGTTCGAGTCCGTCGTCCGCGAACTGGCGGGCAACAAGGTCGTCTGGCTGGAGGAGGACAGCGACGAGATCCAGAAGCGGGGCGGGACCTGGCAGTACTTCTATCACAACCTCTCGATGATCCCCGACGAGGCGACCTACACCGTCGAGGACGTGGCCAGCGGCCGCGACGTGGGGACCTTAGACGAGCGGTTCGTCGTCAACTTCGCGACGCCCGGGGAGATCTTCATCCAGCGCGGCGAGATGTGGCGCATCACCGAGATCGACGAGGAGGAGGAGACCGTCACGGTCTCGCCGGTCGAGGACCCCGGCGGGGAAGTCCCCTCCTGGACCGGCCAGGAGATCCCCGTCCCCTGCGGCGTCGCCCAGGAGGTCGGCGAGATGCGCGGGGTCGCCGGCCGACAGCTCCAGCAGGGGGCGAGCGTCGACTCGGTCGCCCGGGAGTTCACCGCCCGCTACGACGGCGACGCCGACACGATAGCGGTGGGACTCGAACAGCTGGCCGACCACGACCCCGACCACCCGATCCCGACCGACGAGACGGTCCTGATCGAGTTCCGCGGGCGGGAACTCGTCGTCAACGCCGCCTTCGGCCACAAGATCAACGAGACGCTCGGACGCTTGCTCTCGGCGCTGCTGGGCCAGGCCACCGGCTCGTCGGTCGGGATGGAGATCGACCCCTACCGGATCGAACTGGAGGTGCCCCGCACCGCCTCGGCGACCGACGCGCTGGGGGTGCTGGAGGACACCGACCCCGACCACGTCGCCGAACTCGTCGAGCTCTCCCTGAAGAACGCCGACTCGCTGAAGTTCAAGGTGGCCCAGGTGGCGACGAAGTTCGGCGCGCTGAAGCGCTGGCGCGGCCGCGGGTCGAGCGACCGGTTCGGCCGCGACCGGCTGATGGACGCGCTGGAGGACACGCCGGTCTACGACGAGGCCGTCCGCGAGATCCTCCACGAGGAACTGGACGTTGACGGGGCCAGCGAGGTCCTCGAACGGGTCCAGTCGGGCGACCTCTCGGTCGAGTTGCTCGGCGACCGGACCCCGATCGGCCTCGGCGGGCGCAGCGCCGGCCAGGAGTTGCTCTCGCCGGACCACGCCGACGCGAGCGTCATCCAGACCGTCAAAGAGCGGATCCGGAACGACCGGATGATCCTCTTCTGTCTCCACTGCCAGGACTGGAAGCGCAAGAAGCCGGTCAAGCGGATCCGGGACCAGCCGGAGTGTCCCGAGTGCGGGTCCACCCGGATCGCCGCGCTCAATCCGTGGGCGGACGAGGTGGTATCGGCCGTGAAGGCGACGGACAAGGACGACGAACAGGAGAAGATGACCGAGAAGGCCTACAAGTCGGCGAGTCTCGTCCAGAGCCACGGCAAGCGAGCCGTGATCGCGCTGGCCGCCCGCGGCGTCGGTCCGCGCAACGCCGCCCGGATCATCAACAAACTGCGGGAGGACGAGGACGAGTTCTACCGGGACATCCTCCGCCGCGAGCGCGAGTACGCGCGCACCCGGAGCTTCTGGGACTGA